GTGGCTTCAGCTGTCCCGTACGATTGGCCACTTCGAACCGGGCGCGAATGGTTCGGGTGGTCTCATCGGCAACCGGCGCAAGGTACGTGAGGGGTGCGACGACAGCTTCGCCGTCCTTCGGCGTAATCGTGCCGGAGTCGCCTTCCTTAACCTTGCGAGCCTGTTCGATGGGCAGATTGGCAAAGACCCAGACACGGCCGGTATCGACGATTTCGAACAACTCGTCGCCGGGACCGACCCCCTGTCCGCGCACCGCGTTCTGAGTGACTACGGTGCCCGCAATGGGAGCGGTAAGGGTATAGAGGTGCCGCTCTTCGTGTTGTCCACGGTCGAGTTCCGCGGTCGAGACTCCCATGTTGGTGAGTTTTTCGCGAATGTGTTGGAAGCGTGCCCGCGTTTCCAGGTACAGACCCTTGTCCTCGATCAGCTTGCGTTCCGTGACGATGTCGTCTGCGCGCAATTTCTGTGTCCGGCGAAAACCGTTTTCGGCCACCTCCGCCTGCGCCTTCCCGACCAGGTATTCCTCGATCAGTTGATCGAGTTGCAGGCTGCCGATGGCGATGAGCGGCTGGCCCTGTTTCACTCGATCACCCAATTGCACGTGGATTTGTTCCACCTGGCCGCCGATGCGGGACGTGATCTTGGCCACCTGCTTGAGGTCGATGGCGACCTCGCCTGGAGCGGTGACCTGTTCTGGAAGGGCCCTGAGGGCGGCAGGTTGTGTGCGGATGCGTGTCTGCACCGCCGGTGGAGGATGGAGGGTGCTCCTGTTGCCGGTGGCTGCCGGTGCCCCTCCGCTCGTGGCTGCGTGCGGCGGCTGAGCTCCCTGGTCGTTGCAGGCCGAAAGCAGCCAGAGCAGCGCGGGCACGATGCCGATCGCCGTCAATCGTCTAGTCATTGCTGCACTCCGATGGTCGGTTCACTCTGCGATCGGCAGTCATAATGAGGTTCCCAGTGCACGCTCCAAACGGGCCAAGGCGATGGAGAGGTCGGCCCGCACCTGGGCATATTCGAGTTGGGTCTGTCGGAACACCCGCTGCGCGTCCAGCACGTCCAGAAGACTGGCTGCGCCATGGCGGAAACTCGTGCGTGCCAGCGTCAGCGTCTGCTCGGCCTGTTTGAGCAAACCGGTTTCGAAGAGGGAGAGCTGCTCCTGCGCCGTGTGTACCTCCTGAGTATGTTGGGTGATGGCCTGCTCTAATTCCTGTTGCGCCCGCACCCGTTCCGCGTCGGCCCGATGTTTGGCGCCGAGTGCGGATTGAATTTCGCCTTGTCGCCGGTACCAGAGCGGAAGGGGCAGGGCCAGGCCGGCTGTGACGGATTCATCCCCCGCCTCGCGATGGTAACTGCCGATGACGCTGACATTGGGCACACGGGCCTCGCGCTCGAAGCGCAGCGTGTGGTCGGCCTGCTCCTGTAGTTTGCTGACACGTCGAATGGCCGGGTGTTGTTCCAATGCCTGCGCCGCCAACCCGTCTGTATCGATGCCCTGCCTGGGCCGGTGAAAGTCGCCTCGAACGGAAAAGTCCTTGCCGAGCGATCCGGCCGTGAGGGTATTCAGACGCGCCTTGGCCACCAGCAACGCATTGTGTGCCCTGGCCACTTCCTTCTTGGCCTTCTGTACCTCGACTCCGGCTTTCAAGCTGTCGAAGGAGGTGGCTTCGCCGGCCGCCACACGCGCCTGCACCGTGCGCAAGACCTCTTCCACATTCATCACATTCTGGGTGGCCAGGTCGACATCGCGTTGGCCGAAGAGGAGGTGGTAGAACGCAATTTTTACATCGGCGAGTAGCGAGAGGCGGGCGTCTTCCAGAGCGGCATTGGCTCCGGCCACACCGGCATCGGCTGCCTCCTGGCGGGCCTGGCGTTTGCCCGTCCATTCAAGCGGTTGTTCCACGGTGAACGTCCGCTCGGTGACATGCGTTCCGGTACTCGGGTCACGAATCGCCCCGCGCCCGGCGATACCGGTGATGGACGGATTGGGATAGGCGCCGGCCGCGATCTGTTGACCCTGGCTTTGTTTGACGAAGCCCTCGACTCCGGCCAGCGTGGGATTGTGCCGCATGGCCAGGGCAAGAATGTCGGGCAGTGCGTATGCGGTGGGGCTGGTTTCTCCGGCCCAGGTTGTCTGGTCAGGCAGGCCAAGCCCGGCTGTGCCGACCAGGACGATGGAAAGAAGCACACGACAGATCATGGATGGTTCCTCCCTGTGCGTGATATCGCGATAGAGGGTCAAACGAAGGATGCTTGGCAGGGTGCCGAAC
The DNA window shown above is from Fimbriimonadaceae bacterium and carries:
- a CDS encoding efflux RND transporter periplasmic adaptor subunit, which produces MTRRLTAIGIVPALLWLLSACNDQGAQPPHAATSGGAPAATGNRSTLHPPPAVQTRIRTQPAALRALPEQVTAPGEVAIDLKQVAKITSRIGGQVEQIHVQLGDRVKQGQPLIAIGSLQLDQLIEEYLVGKAQAEVAENGFRRTQKLRADDIVTERKLIEDKGLYLETRARFQHIREKLTNMGVSTAELDRGQHEERHLYTLTAPIAGTVVTQNAVRGQGVGPGDELFEIVDTGRVWVFANLPIEQARKVKEGDSGTITPKDGEAVVAPLTYLAPVADETTRTIRARFEVANRTGQLKPREYVEVAFVWSGPPVLTVPVTAVTTIEHTRGLFIETGEGYRFVPIEAGREGGGWIEIRRGVQEGDRIVTDGVFDLKNVLLKEHIGSGE
- a CDS encoding TolC family protein; this encodes MICRVLLSIVLVGTAGLGLPDQTTWAGETSPTAYALPDILALAMRHNPTLAGVEGFVKQSQGQQIAAGAYPNPSITGIAGRGAIRDPSTGTHVTERTFTVEQPLEWTGKRQARQEAADAGVAGANAALEDARLSLLADVKIAFYHLLFGQRDVDLATQNVMNVEEVLRTVQARVAAGEATSFDSLKAGVEVQKAKKEVARAHNALLVAKARLNTLTAGSLGKDFSVRGDFHRPRQGIDTDGLAAQALEQHPAIRRVSKLQEQADHTLRFEREARVPNVSVIGSYHREAGDESVTAGLALPLPLWYRRQGEIQSALGAKHRADAERVRAQQELEQAITQHTQEVHTAQEQLSLFETGLLKQAEQTLTLARTSFRHGAASLLDVLDAQRVFRQTQLEYAQVRADLSIALARLERALGTSL